The genomic region AGTAGAATTTGAATTTGTACTGTAAGTATAATTAGGAATTAGGATTTAGGAATTAGGAATAAAGGAAGGCGAAATCATGCTATACAGCGATTTCGCCTTATTAATATTTGATTTGCATTAATCCTAATTCCTAATTAATTTAAACTGTTTTCATATAAAGTTTATAATAAACTCCTTTTTTATCCATAAGTTCATTATGAGTTCCCTCTTCTTCTATTCCTCGTTTAGTAAGAACTACTATTCTCTTTGAATCTATTATAGTTGATAATCTGTGGGCAATTGTAAAAGTTGTTCTTCCCTTTGCGAGTTCTAAAAGTGATTTTTGAACTATATATTCACTCTCGTTATCAAGGGCGCTTGTTGCTTCATCCAATATTAATATTTTAGGGTCTTTAAGGAAAGTTCTTGCAATACTTATTCTCTGTTTCTGCCCTCCTGAAAGTTTAACTCCTCTTTCCCCTACATAAGTATCATATCCATCGGGAAGTTCCATAATAAAATTATGGGCATTGGCAAGATGTGCAGCGTTTATTACCTCTTCTTTTGTTGCACCTGGTTTACCATAAGCAATATTATCATATACCGAGCCTGAGAACAAATATACATCCTGCGAAACTACCCCTATATTTTCTCTTAGTGATTTTAATGTTACATCTTTTATATTAACATAGTCAATTAAAATTTCTCCCGAATCAATATCATAAAAACGAGGTATAAGATTTAAAAGAGTAGTTTTCCCGCCTCCCGAATGCCCTACAATCGCTACGTTATCCCCTGCTTTTACACTTAAGTTAACATTTTTTAAAACTGAATGTGATTTTTTAGAATATCTGAAAGACACATCTTTAAATTCTATATTTCCAGAAACGTTTCTTAAAACAATTGCGTTTTCTTTTTCTTTAATATCAGAGGGTGTATCCATTATTTCTAAAAATCTTTCAAAACCTGTAAGACCCCTTTGAAACTGTTCGGTAAATTCCACTAATTTTCTTATTGCAGTAAGCAGAGTTTGTATGTATAAAAGATATGCAACAAGGTCGGCAGCATTTATAGCCCCGCTTTTTAAGAAAAACGCTCCTGAAAACACAACAGTAAGATACATAAATCCGTCAAAAAATTTTATACCACTATGAAAAAGTCCCATATAATGATATGCTTTTCTTTTTATATATAAAAACTTATTGTTGCCCTCTTTAAACTTTTCTTCTTCTACATTTTCATTTGTAAAAGATTTTACTATTCTTATTCCGAGCAAACTGTCTTCAACCTGAGAATTTATCTCACCAATCTGCTTTCTTTGTGCCTTGAACATAGTCTTCATTTTCTTATTCATAATTATCGAAAATACAAACATAAAAGGAATACAAGCAAATATTATTAAAGTTAATTTAGCATTTATTCCTATAAGAATGATAAAAGCACCCACAATTTTCAAAGTGGACATAAAAAGTTCTTCAGGACAATGGTGCGCAAATTCCGTAACATCAAAAAGGTCACTTGTTATTCTGCTCATAAGCTGACCTATTTTTGTGTTATCATAATAAGAATATGGAAGTTTTTGAAGATGGTTAAACAAATCTCTTCGCATATCAGTTTCCATCTTTGTTCCCATAACATGTCCGTTTGCACTTACATAATAGTTGGAAAAAGTATCCAATATAACAAAAATAAGCATTATAATCCCTGTTTTAAAAATAATATCATAAGATATTCCGTTTAAATTAAGTCCTTCGTTTATTATTTTTCTTATTAAAACAGGATTTATAAGAGCAACGAGTCCGCATATAAGAGCACAAAACATATCCATAAAAAATGTAAAAAGATATGGTTTATAATACGGGATAAATCTTCTTATAGTACCTTTATTTTTCATAACTCGTAACTTTTCCTCCTTTTACTACTGTATATCCTCTTTTTATCGGTGGAATTTTTCCTTTAACCTCGCCTTTTGGTGTTATAACACCTGTTATACCGGTATTACCAGCTCTTAAAACATATTTATTGTTTTCTACTGCACGAAATACGCTATGGGCAAAATGGTTTTCTACACCAAAAGAATCAGTAAACCATGAATCATTTGTTATAACAAGAAAATAATCACACTCATTGCTGTTTGTTTTATATGAAAGGCAGGGATAGGCTGAATCTATACATATAAGCCCCCCGATTTTACCTGAGTCTGTGTTAATCACGATTGCTTCTTTGCCCTCTTTCAAACCATTACCAAAAAAATATTCATTTTCAGCAAACGGAATTAAATGCCTTTTATGATAAACATCATTATATTCTTTTCCTTTTTTATTAAAAGCAATCATACTGTTATAGTAACCGTCTTCCTCTTTGTAAAAACAGCCTGCATAAATTTCGACGTTTTCCTCTTTAGATAATGAACTTAATTTCTTATACCAGAAACTTTCGGGATAAATTTCAGAATTTATAACAGTTTCAGGCCATACAACAGCATCTACATCATATTTTTGTTTTACTTCTTCAGTTAAATCCTGATATATTTCAAAAGACTTTCTCAGGCTGTTATTCTCCCATTTTTCAAGCGAAGATAAATTTCCCTGAATAAGTGCAATATCATATTTAAATTCTTCAGGATTATATATATTTAATCTTAACGCACCTACACTCACATTTAAGGTGAAAATCAAAATTGCAAGATATAAATATTTTATATTTTTTAAGAATATAAACTTATAAATCAGCACATTTATAAGAACTATAAGTCCTGTTAAAAAATAACTTGAAAAAAATCGTGCGCTTTGAATAAAGGCAAGATTATTATACCACGGAAGATATAAATTTGATAGAGTAAGACCAAATTCGCCAAGTCCGATTATAAACTCGTAAATACTGTAACACAAGGGGAAAAACCAGATGTTTTTTACATATTTTGAAAAAATATAAGTAAATAATCCTCCCAGCAAGCCCTCAAAAAGAACAATACCAAAGTACATAAGAAAAACAATACCCAAACTTTTAAATCCTGTAAGCCCCATAAATTCCATAGGATGCATATTAAATAAAAAGGACATAGTTACAATATTTAAAGAAGATGCAAAAACTGCACCCTTTAAAAAACTTTTCTTCCCTTTTTCGACACTCGTTATAAAAGGGATAAGAGTTATTAAACTAATAAACCTGATTTCTTTAAATACAAAAGTAAATCCTGTAAGTATTCCCGATATAAAACACAGTAACATTAAATTTTCACTTCTTCCTTATTATATTATATAAAAAAACTTACCTGAAATCAACTTTTTTGTTCTACAAACTTTTCCAATATTCAATAATTTACTACAACAAAAAAATTTTTACTTTTTTTTCAAACAATAATTGACAAATTTTGGATAATATGTTATCATATTCCTAGTGTAGTACAAAAAGGAAAAACACTAATGATGTAATATTAAAGTGAGAAAGGAAGAACATTATGAAATCTACAGGAATAGTAAGAAAAATTGATGAATTGGGAAGATTAGTGCTTCCTATCGAATTAAGAAGAAATATGAATTTAGACATTAAAGACCCGCTTGAAATATTTGTCGAAGATGATATGATAATTCTAAAAAAATACGAATCTTCTTGTATTTTCTGCGGAGATGCGAGAGATAATGTTATTTATGAAAATAAGCACGTATGCAAAAAATGTATCGAAAAATTAAATTCTAAGTAAAAGTATTATTAAAGGGGCTGTAAAATATACAGCCCCTTATATTTTTATATATTATCTAAACAAGATTCTTAAAAATTCTCAGTTTCTCATAAATTCATAAGCATTTTTTAAAAAATAATAAAAAACATTAAACTTAACAACTTAATTTGTATTTATCACCATAAAACTTAAATTTTTCATTAAACTGCGGATTGTTATCAAGCAAACTTTGTTTGTATTCGTGAGCATTCATATTATGATAGGTTGCATCAATCAAACAAGTTGCAATGTTTGAGCAATGGTCGGAAGTTCTCTCCAAATTAGTTAAAAGATCACCCCAAATAAATCCAGCTTCAACTGTGCATTCACCATCTGCCAAGCGAACTATATGCCTGTCACGGAGCATTGATTTAAGTCCGTCAATTACCTGTTCTAAAGGTTCTACATTATACACGGCATTTTCATCATCTTTATTAAAAGCGCCGAGTGTGATGTCAAGTATCTCTGATACTGCGTTTAAAAGAACATCAAGTTCCTTTTTAGCATCTTTTGAAAATTCTATTTTCTTTTCTTTTAATTCTTCAACTGATTCCAGAATATTCACGCTATGGTCGGAAATTCTTTCAAAATCTCCGATAGCTTTCAATAATTTTGATACTTCTGAACTATCTTCATCTGATGTTCTCGAACGTGATAATTTAGTTAAGTATGTTCCTAAAATATCTTCATAATGGTCGGTGTTATCTTCCATCATTCTTATTTTTTCCGCCTTTTTCACATCATACTCATGTACAGTTGAAATTGCAAGTTTAAAACCTGCGACAGCCTCGTTTGCCATTTTCTTTGCTACATTATAGCATTGCGAAAGTGCAATCGTAGGTGTTGCAAGAAGTCTTTCATCAAGTTCAACAATCTTCTCTGTTTCTTTCCCTTCAGGAACAATTATATATGCAAGTTTTTCAAGAAGTGATGACATCGGAAGAAGAAGTACAGTACACAAAATATTAAATATTGAGTGCGAAACCGCTATTCCAAAGTAAGTTGCAGATGTATCCAAAATTACAGGTTTAACAGTAACAGATAGTATACTGAATACTCCAAGCCATACAACAGTTCCTATAACATTAAACAGAAGATGTATGACAGAAGCTCTTCTTGCGTTTTTATTTGTACCAAGCGAAGATAAAAGTGCGGTTACGCAAGTACCAATGTTTTGTCCCATAATAATCGGAATTGCTGCGCCATAAGAAACAGCCCCGGTTGTAGAAAGTGCCTGCAGTATTCCGACTGAGGCAGAACTTGATTGAATGATAGCCGTAAGGACAGCACCGACTAAAACACCAAGAACAGGATTTTTAAACATTATAAACAAGTTCTGGAATTCAGGTATATCAGAAAGACCTGAAACTGCAGATGACATTGCATTCATACCAAACATCAATGTTGCAAATCCAAGAAGAATTGTGCCTACATCTTTTTTCTTACCGGATTTCGCAAACATCATAAATATTATTCCGATAAGAGCTAAAATCGGTGTGAATGATGTGGGTTTTAAAAGTTTCATAACTATATTATCACCTGAAATTCCTCCAAGACTGAGTATCCAGGCAGTAACAGTTGTTCCGATGTTTGCACCCATAATAATTCCGATTGATTGTTTTAGTGTCATTATCTTTGAATTAACAAAGCCTACAACCATAACTGTAGTTGCTGACGAACTCTGTATAACAGCGGTAACACCAAGTCCTGTCAAAAATCCCTTTATCGGATTATTTGTAAGTTTACCAAGCAATGCTTTTAAACTGTTACCTGCACGCCTTTCCAAGCCGTCTCCCATTACATTCATACCAAAAAGAAATAAACATAATCCGCCTATCAAATTTAGTACATCAAATATTGTCATTTATTTTTCTCCTTTGTTTTCATAACTTTAAACCATATTTTTCATAATAACATTTTAATATAGTCAATGTTAATTCTAAAAGCAAATGTATGTTAATTGTATGTTAACAAATAAGATTAAAAAATCCTTAAAACAAGATGTTTCAAGGATTTTTGTGAATTTTTATTGTTCAAAAACAATTGTTACGCTTGTTCCTTTTCCCTCTGTGCTTTCAAGAGAAACTTCTGCACCGTGATATGCGGCTGCGTGTTTTACAATTGCAAGACCAAGACCTGTTCCGCCGACAAACTTTGAATGGCTTTTATCAACTCTGTAAAAGCGTTCAAAAACTCTGTTTTGCTCGGATGTCGGAATACCGATTCCTGTATCTCTTACTGTAACACTTGTCTTACCGCCCGCCCGATTGATAATAACATCAACAATACCGTTTTCTTTGTTATACTTGATAGCATTATCACAAAGGTTATATATCATTTCATCAAGAATTTTTCTTACACCGTAAACCTTTGCAGTTTCACCAATCAGACTAAAACTGATATTTCTTTTCTCAGCAATAGGAGTAAGTCTTTTTACAATGTCCTCTGAAAGTTCATAGATGTCAACATTTTCTTGGGTGGCAGGGACTGCACCTTCATCAAGTTCGGATATTTTCATAATATCACTGACAAGGGTAATAAGCCTTTGTGCTTCATCATAGATAGCTGTAGAAAAGTCAATAACTGTTTCATCGGGTGTTCCTCCCGATTTCATCATTTCTGCAAAACCCGAAATGGAGGTAAGAGGTGTTTTTAACTCATGGGACACATTAGATGTAAATTCCTGCCTTAATTGCTCACGCTTTACGCTTTCGGTAATGTCAATTATTACGATAACCGCACCAATAATTTTATCATTTTCATAAACGGGGTTTGCAATCAAGTTATATGTGTTTTCATCGTGTGAAATATTGCTCTCAGTTCTTTCTCCCAAAAGAGCTTTTTCAACTACATTTCTAAAACCTTTGCTACGGTTAAAAGCAAGCACGCTGCTTTCCCTTACATCTGATACTTCAAGCAAACGAATTACCGCCTGATTATAGGAAAGTACATTTGCATCTTTATCAATTACCAAAAGTCCCTCGCTCATATTGTCGGTAATCAATCTAAATTCTTCCTGTTTTTGCTCGGCTTCCTTTATCTGTCTGTTAATGGTTTTCTTTTGTGCCGACATTTTTTTAAGAAGAGGTGTTAATTCCTCATAGGTTTCATTTGCTGCCGGATTATCAAGATCAAGTTCATTTATTGGCTTTATAATAGCCTTCGATAACCTGTATGACAAGAAAACTGAGATAATAAGCGCAAGTACGATAATGATAAAAAGGGGCTGCAGAAGTCCTAATAGTATTATAACAACTGAATTTTGCATTGTTGATACACGAAGAATTGTTCCGTTATCAAGTTTTTCTGCATAGTACAAGGTTTTCTGCATCAAAGTATCGGAATATCTTGAACTTGTACCTTTGCCGTTTTTTATCGCATCTGCAATTTCTTTTCGGTCAGCATGGTTTTCAAGTTCATCTGCATTTGCAGAGGTATCTGCTAAAACTGTACCGTCACTTGATACTAAAGTTATTCTTTTACCTTTTTCATTAAAATTATTTATAAAATCAGTATCTTCATTTTTAACCGCATAGGATATGTATCCCGCTTCGCTTTCAAGTTCCTTAAACATCTGCGCTTC from Oscillospiraceae bacterium harbors:
- a CDS encoding ABC transporter ATP-binding protein, with the translated sequence MKNKGTIRRFIPYYKPYLFTFFMDMFCALICGLVALINPVLIRKIINEGLNLNGISYDIIFKTGIIMLIFVILDTFSNYYVSANGHVMGTKMETDMRRDLFNHLQKLPYSYYDNTKIGQLMSRITSDLFDVTEFAHHCPEELFMSTLKIVGAFIILIGINAKLTLIIFACIPFMFVFSIIMNKKMKTMFKAQRKQIGEINSQVEDSLLGIRIVKSFTNENVEEEKFKEGNNKFLYIKRKAYHYMGLFHSGIKFFDGFMYLTVVFSGAFFLKSGAINAADLVAYLLYIQTLLTAIRKLVEFTEQFQRGLTGFERFLEIMDTPSDIKEKENAIVLRNVSGNIEFKDVSFRYSKKSHSVLKNVNLSVKAGDNVAIVGHSGGGKTTLLNLIPRFYDIDSGEILIDYVNIKDVTLKSLRENIGVVSQDVYLFSGSVYDNIAYGKPGATKEEVINAAHLANAHNFIMELPDGYDTYVGERGVKLSGGQKQRISIARTFLKDPKILILDEATSALDNESEYIVQKSLLELAKGRTTFTIAHRLSTIIDSKRIVVLTKRGIEEEGTHNELMDKKGVYYKLYMKTV
- the lnt gene encoding apolipoprotein N-acyltransferase; the protein is MLLCFISGILTGFTFVFKEIRFISLITLIPFITSVEKGKKSFLKGAVFASSLNIVTMSFLFNMHPMEFMGLTGFKSLGIVFLMYFGIVLFEGLLGGLFTYIFSKYVKNIWFFPLCYSIYEFIIGLGEFGLTLSNLYLPWYNNLAFIQSARFFSSYFLTGLIVLINVLIYKFIFLKNIKYLYLAILIFTLNVSVGALRLNIYNPEEFKYDIALIQGNLSSLEKWENNSLRKSFEIYQDLTEEVKQKYDVDAVVWPETVINSEIYPESFWYKKLSSLSKEENVEIYAGCFYKEEDGYYNSMIAFNKKGKEYNDVYHKRHLIPFAENEYFFGNGLKEGKEAIVINTDSGKIGGLICIDSAYPCLSYKTNSNECDYFLVITNDSWFTDSFGVENHFAHSVFRAVENNKYVLRAGNTGITGVITPKGEVKGKIPPIKRGYTVVKGGKVTSYEK
- a CDS encoding AbrB/MazE/SpoVT family DNA-binding domain-containing protein, which produces MKSTGIVRKIDELGRLVLPIELRRNMNLDIKDPLEIFVEDDMIILKKYESSCIFCGDARDNVIYENKHVCKKCIEKLNSK
- a CDS encoding Na/Pi cotransporter family protein; translation: MTIFDVLNLIGGLCLFLFGMNVMGDGLERRAGNSLKALLGKLTNNPIKGFLTGLGVTAVIQSSSATTVMVVGFVNSKIMTLKQSIGIIMGANIGTTVTAWILSLGGISGDNIVMKLLKPTSFTPILALIGIIFMMFAKSGKKKDVGTILLGFATLMFGMNAMSSAVSGLSDIPEFQNLFIMFKNPVLGVLVGAVLTAIIQSSSASVGILQALSTTGAVSYGAAIPIIMGQNIGTCVTALLSSLGTNKNARRASVIHLLFNVIGTVVWLGVFSILSVTVKPVILDTSATYFGIAVSHSIFNILCTVLLLPMSSLLEKLAYIIVPEGKETEKIVELDERLLATPTIALSQCYNVAKKMANEAVAGFKLAISTVHEYDVKKAEKIRMMEDNTDHYEDILGTYLTKLSRSRTSDEDSSEVSKLLKAIGDFERISDHSVNILESVEELKEKKIEFSKDAKKELDVLLNAVSEILDITLGAFNKDDENAVYNVEPLEQVIDGLKSMLRDRHIVRLADGECTVEAGFIWGDLLTNLERTSDHCSNIATCLIDATYHNMNAHEYKQSLLDNNPQFNEKFKFYGDKYKLSC
- a CDS encoding PAS domain-containing protein, whose translation is MVNKIFRSNFFTSMFILLISFCLIFGVLFSYFEAQMFKELESEAGYISYAVKNEDTDFINNFNEKGKRITLVSSDGTVLADTSANADELENHADRKEIADAIKNGKGTSSRYSDTLMQKTLYYAEKLDNGTILRVSTMQNSVVIILLGLLQPLFIIIVLALIISVFLSYRLSKAIIKPINELDLDNPAANETYEELTPLLKKMSAQKKTINRQIKEAEQKQEEFRLITDNMSEGLLVIDKDANVLSYNQAVIRLLEVSDVRESSVLAFNRSKGFRNVVEKALLGERTESNISHDENTYNLIANPVYENDKIIGAVIVIIDITESVKREQLRQEFTSNVSHELKTPLTSISGFAEMMKSGGTPDETVIDFSTAIYDEAQRLITLVSDIMKISELDEGAVPATQENVDIYELSEDIVKRLTPIAEKRNISFSLIGETAKVYGVRKILDEMIYNLCDNAIKYNKENGIVDVIINRAGGKTSVTVRDTGIGIPTSEQNRVFERFYRVDKSHSKFVGGTGLGLAIVKHAAAYHGAEVSLESTEGKGTSVTIVFEQ